From one Nonomuraea polychroma genomic stretch:
- a CDS encoding mandelate racemase/muconate lactonizing enzyme family protein codes for MDAYLGTPAVEDRYFVRPPWKSLYSARFETLLVSVTCADGTTGWGEALAPVGPEIPAAVVERLLAPVLIGEDPTRVRPLWHRLTGLMRERGHLTGHQADALAAVDIALWDLCGRLTGLSVAQLLGGAFREVIPVYVSGLPRPSDAERVRLAQEWAAKGATKVKLHLGYGVDKDLSTVDAVLSTGLGVAVDAHWVYSPPEAVRLARGLAERGVLFLEAPLAPEDVEGHRDLCARAALPIAVGETLRHRYEFADWLGRRALHLAQPDVGRTGITELMAIGELAAAHHVPVAPHHSTGLGVALAAGLQVSAALPNLACFEYQPTTCEVASKILRNPLAGDATGFPLPAGPGLGVEVDRDVVTALAKES; via the coding sequence GTGGACGCGTATCTGGGCACCCCCGCCGTCGAGGACCGCTACTTCGTGCGGCCGCCGTGGAAGTCGCTCTATTCGGCCCGCTTCGAGACCCTGCTGGTCTCCGTGACCTGCGCCGACGGCACCACGGGGTGGGGCGAGGCGCTGGCCCCGGTGGGACCCGAGATCCCCGCCGCCGTCGTGGAGCGGCTGCTGGCGCCGGTTCTGATCGGCGAGGATCCCACGCGGGTGCGGCCGCTGTGGCATCGGCTGACCGGGCTCATGCGCGAGCGCGGGCACCTCACGGGGCATCAGGCCGACGCCCTGGCCGCGGTGGACATCGCGCTGTGGGATCTGTGCGGCAGGCTGACCGGCCTGTCCGTGGCCCAGTTGCTGGGCGGGGCGTTCCGTGAGGTGATTCCCGTCTATGTGAGCGGCCTGCCGCGGCCGAGCGACGCCGAGCGCGTCCGGCTCGCGCAGGAGTGGGCGGCGAAGGGTGCGACGAAGGTGAAACTGCACCTCGGCTACGGCGTCGACAAGGACCTGTCCACGGTGGACGCGGTGCTGTCCACCGGCCTCGGCGTCGCGGTCGACGCGCACTGGGTCTATTCGCCGCCCGAGGCCGTGCGGCTGGCGCGGGGCCTGGCCGAGCGGGGCGTCCTGTTCCTGGAAGCCCCGCTGGCGCCGGAGGACGTCGAAGGCCATCGCGACCTGTGCGCGCGTGCCGCGTTGCCCATCGCGGTGGGCGAGACGCTGCGCCATCGGTACGAGTTCGCCGACTGGCTGGGGCGCCGGGCGCTGCATCTGGCGCAGCCGGATGTCGGCAGGACCGGCATCACCGAGCTCATGGCGATCGGGGAGCTGGCCGCCGCCCACCATGTGCCGGTCGCGCCGCACCACTCCACCGGACTGGGAGTGGCGCTGGCCGCGGGTCTGCAGGTCAGCGCGGCACTGCCGAATCTGGCGTGCTTCGAGTACCAGCCAACCACCTGTGAGGTGGCGTCCAAGATTCTGCGAAACCCGCTTGCAGGTGATGCAACGGGATTCCCGTTGCCGGCCGGACCGGGTCTCGGCGTGGAGGTCGATCGTGACGTCGTTACCGCTCTCGCGAAGGAGTCATAA
- a CDS encoding IclR family transcriptional regulator, with protein MASEQSSNQSVERAAAVLRAFLSGRPELRVSDVAKATGLGTSTASRLLATLESLEFVERDEVSGLYRLGTAPITLGGVALNQHPVHREARQVAQDLAAALGLGVNVAIRRGDSMFYLLNFEGRLAPRSFVLTGQRKPLYATGIGKCLLLALTAEERRTLLPSMYGFTSHTISTHQKLDEELAACAARGYATEVEELAFGRACVAAPIRDQTGGIAAAISISGPLSAIDLPAREAELARTVIETADSISIALGYVGPMYLAGAR; from the coding sequence TTGGCTTCCGAACAGAGCAGTAATCAGAGCGTTGAGCGGGCCGCCGCGGTCCTTCGCGCGTTCCTGTCCGGCCGGCCCGAGCTGCGGGTGTCGGACGTCGCCAAGGCGACCGGGCTCGGCACCTCCACCGCCTCACGGCTGCTGGCCACGCTGGAGTCGCTGGAGTTCGTCGAGCGCGACGAGGTGAGCGGGCTCTACCGGCTCGGCACGGCGCCCATCACCCTCGGCGGCGTCGCGCTGAACCAGCACCCGGTGCACCGTGAAGCGCGCCAGGTGGCGCAGGACCTGGCCGCGGCGCTCGGCCTGGGAGTGAACGTGGCGATACGCCGCGGCGACTCGATGTTCTATCTGCTGAACTTCGAGGGCCGGCTGGCGCCGCGGTCCTTCGTGCTGACCGGGCAGCGCAAGCCCCTGTACGCCACCGGCATCGGCAAGTGCCTGCTGCTGGCGTTGACCGCTGAGGAGCGCAGGACACTGCTGCCGTCGATGTACGGATTCACCTCCCACACCATCAGCACGCATCAGAAGCTGGACGAGGAACTGGCCGCGTGCGCGGCGCGGGGCTACGCCACCGAGGTGGAGGAGCTCGCCTTCGGGCGGGCCTGCGTGGCGGCGCCGATCAGGGACCAGACGGGAGGGATCGCCGCGGCCATCTCCATCTCCGGCCCGCTGTCCGCCATCGACCTGCCGGCTCGGGAGGCGGAACTGGCCCGGACGGTGATCGAGACGGCCGACTCGATCAGCATCGCGCTGGGATACGTGGGGCCGATGTACCTGGCGGGCGCGCGATGA
- a CDS encoding carbohydrate ABC transporter permease, whose protein sequence is MRRLSDAQFAWLLMLPGLALFGAIIAYPLVSALVTGFFEQSLVRPGRLFVGLANFADVLGGDFLPVFRNTMIFTVGATVAPFVLGYALALALNAGIRGSGVLRGLFLFPWVIPGVVVSFLWLWIFNANYGVLNGILGTHFSWLGDPDTAMLAVIVTKTWASFPWMMVMLLAGLQTMPKELHEAASVDGAGTIRRFWSVTVPHMKGIAGIVFLLEFIWNFQHFDTIYVLTGGGPAGATKTFAVAVYDTAFKGFDLGHATALGGLWMLLLLILVAVYLRHEKEDVR, encoded by the coding sequence ATGAGACGGTTGTCCGACGCCCAGTTCGCCTGGCTGCTCATGCTGCCCGGGCTGGCGCTGTTCGGCGCGATCATCGCGTATCCGCTGGTGTCGGCGCTGGTGACGGGGTTCTTCGAGCAGAGTCTGGTGCGGCCGGGACGGCTGTTCGTGGGCCTGGCGAACTTCGCCGACGTGCTGGGCGGGGACTTCTTGCCGGTGTTCAGGAACACCATGATCTTCACGGTGGGCGCCACCGTGGCCCCCTTCGTGCTGGGCTACGCGCTGGCCCTGGCGTTGAACGCGGGGATTCGCGGCAGCGGCGTCCTGCGCGGGCTCTTCCTCTTCCCCTGGGTCATCCCCGGTGTGGTGGTGTCGTTCCTCTGGCTCTGGATCTTCAATGCGAACTACGGGGTGCTGAACGGCATCCTCGGGACGCACTTCAGCTGGCTCGGGGATCCGGACACGGCCATGCTGGCCGTGATCGTCACCAAGACCTGGGCGAGCTTCCCCTGGATGATGGTCATGCTGCTGGCCGGGCTGCAGACCATGCCGAAGGAACTGCACGAGGCCGCCTCCGTGGACGGCGCCGGCACGATCCGCCGCTTCTGGTCGGTGACGGTGCCGCACATGAAGGGGATCGCCGGGATCGTGTTCCTGCTGGAGTTCATCTGGAACTTCCAGCACTTCGACACCATCTACGTGCTGACCGGCGGCGGACCGGCGGGCGCCACCAAGACCTTCGCGGTGGCCGTCTACGACACCGCCTTCAAGGGCTTCGACCTCGGCCACGCCACTGCCCTGGGCGGGCTCTGGATGCTCCTGCTCCTCATCCTCGTGGCCGTCTACCTGCGCCATGAGAAGGAGGACGTCCGATGA
- a CDS encoding carbohydrate ABC transporter permease produces MTVTATPSRTAALVRPVRTRRRPDVVRSRVAAWVAVGVIGLFGLAPIYWLLVTAFTPDEKAFSFPPSLIPTEITLEHFVNLAKNEKLFGYLVNSVVVSLITAVLSVIVSAYMAYAFSKFRYRGRTSLMHLVLASQMFPQALLLITLYALFSATGLLGAYTALILSFTTFTLPLCVWMLKGIFDTVPSSLMEAAAIDGASRWRTLHQVALPLSAPGLVAAGLFAFVRAWNDFIFALTLADPERQTLPPGLVHTYLGEFQTAWPDLMAASFVVSLPVIAAFMFLQRYLVGGLTAGAVKG; encoded by the coding sequence ATGACCGTCACCGCCACTCCCTCCCGCACGGCGGCCCTCGTCCGGCCCGTCCGGACTCGGCGGCGGCCTGACGTGGTCAGATCCAGGGTCGCGGCCTGGGTCGCCGTGGGAGTCATCGGGCTCTTCGGGCTGGCGCCGATCTACTGGCTGCTCGTCACGGCCTTCACCCCCGACGAGAAGGCGTTCAGCTTCCCGCCGTCCCTGATCCCGACCGAGATCACACTCGAGCACTTCGTGAACCTGGCGAAGAACGAGAAGCTGTTCGGCTACCTGGTCAACAGCGTCGTCGTCTCGCTGATCACAGCGGTTCTGAGCGTGATCGTCTCGGCCTACATGGCCTACGCGTTCTCCAAGTTCAGATACCGGGGACGCACCTCGCTGATGCATCTGGTGCTGGCCTCGCAGATGTTCCCGCAGGCGCTGCTGCTGATCACGCTCTACGCGTTGTTCAGCGCCACCGGCCTGCTGGGCGCCTACACCGCGTTGATCCTCAGCTTCACCACGTTCACGCTCCCGCTGTGCGTGTGGATGCTCAAGGGCATCTTCGACACCGTCCCCAGCTCCCTCATGGAGGCGGCGGCCATCGACGGCGCCTCGCGCTGGAGGACCCTGCACCAGGTCGCACTCCCCCTGTCCGCCCCCGGTCTCGTCGCCGCCGGCCTGTTCGCCTTCGTCCGGGCCTGGAACGACTTCATCTTCGCCCTCACCCTCGCCGACCCCGAGCGGCAGACCCTGCCACCCGGGCTGGTGCACACCTATCTCGGGGAGTTCCAAACCGCCTGGCCAGACCTGATGGCCGCGTCTTTCGTCGTCTCGCTCCCGGTCATCGCCGCGTTCATGTTCCTGCAGCGATACCTGGTCGGCGGGCTGACGGCCGGCGCCGTCAAGGGCTGA
- a CDS encoding ABC transporter substrate-binding protein, producing MPPMNRRDVLRLLGLSTLGVTALSACAPDATGGGTARPSGDAAAKTFGFTSWSLNEEAQKAAVQAIVDAYASARKVTINTASFPYNEYLNQVTLKIRGGRLSGAVQLDVAWLAALASLGKLRDLSAHAAQGGYTEVGLSSGQFGGKQLGLPWTTGSIGLIANTEILEKAGVSELPGTIEEFEAALNKVAKLGDGVVPYAAATKAAQLKDILPWMKTFGSPLLDGDQITVGDDASVAAVEWYKKLYDAKLIAPDVDRFDARALFAQGKAAFYDDAIIARGVVAGQSPDKSLTEKMKPLARPVLSAGGTPQALLWGHVIVVVEGEGADAAADFAKFATSDTATVAGFFEKVKLPPTTTAGLGDPKVAGDAFTTEWTEKITKTAAPNPFWRYAGYAQIETAIAEQVQAVLVGQASAKDALAKAAETAKGLQK from the coding sequence ATGCCCCCCATGAACCGCAGGGATGTCCTGCGCCTCCTCGGCCTGTCCACGCTGGGCGTCACGGCCCTGTCGGCCTGCGCCCCAGACGCCACCGGGGGCGGCACGGCCCGGCCTTCGGGTGACGCCGCCGCCAAGACCTTCGGCTTCACCTCCTGGTCGCTGAACGAGGAGGCACAGAAGGCCGCCGTGCAGGCGATCGTGGACGCCTATGCCTCGGCCCGCAAAGTCACGATCAACACGGCCTCGTTCCCGTACAACGAGTATCTGAACCAGGTCACCCTGAAGATCAGGGGCGGCCGGCTCAGCGGTGCCGTACAGCTCGACGTCGCCTGGCTGGCGGCGCTGGCCTCGCTGGGCAAGCTGCGCGACCTGTCGGCGCACGCGGCGCAGGGCGGCTACACCGAGGTGGGGCTGTCCAGCGGGCAGTTCGGCGGCAAGCAGCTGGGACTGCCGTGGACCACCGGCTCCATCGGCCTGATCGCCAACACCGAGATCCTGGAGAAGGCCGGGGTGTCGGAGCTGCCTGGCACGATCGAGGAGTTCGAGGCGGCGCTGAACAAGGTGGCCAAGCTGGGCGACGGCGTCGTGCCCTACGCGGCGGCCACCAAGGCGGCGCAGCTGAAGGACATCCTGCCGTGGATGAAGACCTTCGGCAGCCCACTGCTGGACGGAGACCAGATCACCGTCGGCGACGACGCGTCGGTGGCGGCCGTCGAATGGTACAAGAAGCTGTACGACGCCAAGCTCATCGCACCCGACGTGGACCGCTTCGACGCCCGCGCGCTGTTCGCCCAGGGCAAGGCGGCCTTTTACGACGACGCGATCATCGCCAGGGGCGTGGTGGCCGGCCAGTCGCCGGACAAGTCGCTGACCGAGAAGATGAAGCCGCTCGCACGCCCGGTGCTCAGCGCCGGCGGCACGCCGCAGGCGTTGCTGTGGGGCCACGTGATCGTGGTGGTGGAGGGCGAGGGCGCCGACGCCGCGGCCGACTTCGCGAAGTTCGCCACGTCCGACACCGCCACCGTCGCCGGCTTCTTCGAGAAGGTGAAGCTGCCGCCGACCACCACCGCCGGCCTGGGCGACCCCAAGGTGGCCGGCGACGCCTTCACCACCGAATGGACCGAGAAGATCACCAAGACTGCCGCGCCGAACCCGTTCTGGCGCTACGCCGGATACGCCCAGATCGAAACGGCCATCGCCGAGCAGGTGCAGGCCGTGCTCGTGGGCCAGGCGTCGGCCAAGGACGCCCTGGCCAAGGCTGCCGAGACCGCAAAGGGCCTGCAGAAGTAA
- a CDS encoding glycoside hydrolase family 16 protein produces MFARILLLLGLTLLAVQIPATAQAAAPAGYTMVWSDEFNGTSVDTSKWNYRTDVKGWSAQRPGNVTVGDGLMTIHLKEEPEPYNGMAYSGGGLVSKKAFRYGYYETRVKTNVGSGWHTSFWAMAGDGSNTYHSGRRTEIDGFEMDSHVPGRLTHNVHGWKPDGTKTTVSSGHYNAGFDTSAAFHTYGFEWAETQVKFYVDGVLKYTGNYSPTCCTQHDFINVWLTTIAINLQNSPGVDRSALPGEVQFDYFRYYQRDGYTDNEGPTAYRYAETGIWTTSSIRGHTLENTSRYSNEPGASATWGAWLPAAGAYDVYIYKIVYPGSDTGSRIDVTHSGGTSTQSLDHTAGSTGWVKLGTWSFGAGESGSVKLTRSNGNARADAVKFVRVS; encoded by the coding sequence ATGTTCGCACGCATACTGCTCCTTCTAGGATTAACGCTGCTCGCCGTGCAGATCCCGGCGACCGCACAGGCAGCCGCGCCGGCCGGCTACACGATGGTGTGGTCGGACGAGTTCAACGGCACGTCCGTCGACACCAGCAAGTGGAACTACCGCACCGACGTGAAGGGCTGGAGCGCCCAGCGGCCCGGCAACGTCACTGTCGGCGACGGACTCATGACCATCCACCTCAAGGAAGAGCCTGAGCCCTATAACGGGATGGCGTACTCAGGGGGCGGCCTCGTCAGCAAGAAGGCCTTCCGCTACGGCTACTACGAGACCAGGGTCAAGACCAATGTCGGCTCCGGCTGGCACACGTCGTTCTGGGCCATGGCCGGTGACGGGAGCAACACCTACCACTCCGGCCGGCGTACCGAGATCGACGGGTTCGAGATGGACTCGCACGTGCCGGGACGCCTGACCCACAACGTGCACGGCTGGAAGCCGGACGGCACCAAGACGACCGTCAGCAGCGGGCACTACAACGCCGGGTTCGACACCTCGGCCGCGTTCCACACCTACGGCTTCGAGTGGGCCGAGACCCAGGTGAAGTTCTACGTCGACGGGGTGCTGAAGTACACCGGGAACTACTCGCCGACCTGCTGCACCCAGCATGACTTCATCAACGTCTGGCTGACCACCATCGCGATCAACCTGCAGAACAGCCCAGGCGTCGACAGGTCGGCGCTGCCGGGTGAGGTGCAGTTCGACTACTTCCGCTACTACCAGCGCGACGGCTACACCGACAACGAGGGCCCCACGGCCTACCGCTACGCCGAGACCGGCATCTGGACGACCAGCAGCATCCGCGGCCACACGCTGGAGAACACCTCGCGCTACAGCAACGAGCCGGGCGCGTCCGCCACCTGGGGCGCGTGGCTGCCTGCCGCCGGCGCCTACGACGTCTACATCTACAAGATCGTGTATCCCGGCAGCGACACCGGCTCCAGGATCGACGTCACCCACAGCGGCGGCACCTCGACCCAGTCCCTGGACCACACGGCCGGAAGCACAGGCTGGGTCAAGCTCGGCACCTGGTCGTTCGGGGCGGGCGAGAGCGGCTCGGTCAAGCTCACCCGGAGCAACGGCAACGCCCGAGCGGACGCCGTGAAGTTCGTGCGAGTGTCTTGA
- a CDS encoding SigE family RNA polymerase sigma factor has product MTDDGFREFVATRGLALSRMAYLVTGDHALAEDLVQETLVKVAARWRKLTKEGDPEPYVRKVLINQLRTWRRPRRLAFVPTADLPEPSPSTDESAQTELKIALLRALNVLGRKQRIVLYLRFYEDLTESAVAAELGCSIGTVKRHTHDALKRLRQVAPQLLEMEVRS; this is encoded by the coding sequence GTGACAGATGACGGCTTTCGCGAGTTCGTGGCCACGCGCGGTCTGGCACTGTCGCGCATGGCCTACCTGGTCACGGGAGACCACGCCCTGGCCGAAGACCTGGTGCAGGAGACCCTGGTCAAGGTCGCGGCACGCTGGCGGAAGCTGACGAAGGAAGGCGACCCGGAGCCCTATGTCCGCAAAGTCCTGATCAATCAGCTGCGGACGTGGCGGCGCCCCCGCCGGCTGGCGTTCGTCCCGACCGCGGACCTCCCCGAGCCGTCGCCGTCCACGGACGAGTCCGCGCAGACGGAGCTGAAGATCGCGCTCTTGCGGGCGCTGAACGTGCTCGGGCGCAAGCAGCGGATCGTGCTCTACCTCAGGTTCTACGAGGACCTCACGGAGAGCGCGGTCGCCGCCGAGCTGGGCTGCTCCATCGGTACGGTCAAACGCCACACCCATGACGCGCTCAAACGCCTGCGCCAGGTGGCTCCGCAACTACTCGAGATGGAGGTGCGCTCGTGA
- a CDS encoding MauE/DoxX family redox-associated membrane protein, with amino-acid sequence MIVIVTRYGLGILLALAVLGKARHFAAFQSSLAPFGLHGRIAQVGAFTVVTVEALAALTAFAPVGDVVVGVIATILGASFTAAQTYLLTVGDQAPCLCFGRRERASMRTWARAALVLLMGLTLWSVAA; translated from the coding sequence ATGATCGTCATTGTCACCCGCTACGGGCTGGGCATCCTCCTGGCGCTGGCCGTCCTCGGGAAGGCACGTCACTTCGCCGCCTTCCAGAGCAGCCTGGCGCCCTTCGGGCTCCACGGGCGGATCGCCCAGGTGGGCGCCTTCACGGTGGTGACCGTGGAGGCGCTCGCCGCGCTGACCGCCTTCGCTCCCGTCGGCGACGTGGTCGTGGGCGTGATCGCCACCATTCTGGGCGCGTCTTTCACGGCCGCGCAGACGTATCTCCTGACCGTGGGCGATCAGGCGCCGTGCCTGTGTTTCGGCCGCCGGGAGCGCGCGTCGATGCGCACGTGGGCCCGGGCGGCACTCGTCCTGCTGATGGGATTGACGTTGTGGAGCGTCGCGGCCTGA
- a CDS encoding 2-oxo acid dehydrogenase subunit E2: MRTASRPAPAVRNGTLKAGHVMRVTLWADHRPIDGTVAAAWMRTFLDLLANPVLILKCGLIRSEGKEYGRGDRRC; this comes from the coding sequence ATCCGAACCGCGTCCCGGCCGGCCCCAGCCGTCAGGAACGGCACGCTCAAAGCCGGCCACGTGATGCGCGTGACGCTGTGGGCCGACCACCGCCCGATCGACGGCACGGTCGCCGCCGCCTGGATGCGGACATTCCTCGATCTGCTCGCCAACCCCGTGCTGATCCTCAAATGCGGGTTGATCCGTAGTGAGGGGAAGGAGTACGGTCGTGGTGACCGGCGATGTTAA
- a CDS encoding LacI family DNA-binding transcriptional regulator gives MAELANVSVATVSYVLSGRDRPVAAETRQRVLDAARQLGYTPNQAARSLRKRRTQRVCLVLSSIGGVPSDERLARDLHEMADARGYSVVALAVYSEARANAAIDVLRGGIADGALINVVGDHLTHDLLSGLAATGLPMVVLSNESGLEGCDVVRTPETEACVEAVEHLLAQGRRRIAFLAHRHELYRDRPVGRLLGYTTALDRHGVTERIITSGADDRVAAYQTATELLRSPDRPDAIFAASDRAAISAIWAARDAGLSVPGDVAIVGAGNIDEGLITTPQLSTVGPLRHDYTDVVRLLFDRLQAEEAPPAREIVRSWTFLRRGSS, from the coding sequence GTGGCCGAACTCGCGAACGTGTCCGTCGCGACCGTCTCCTACGTGCTCAGCGGCCGGGACCGCCCCGTCGCCGCCGAGACGAGGCAGCGGGTGCTCGACGCCGCCAGGCAGCTCGGCTACACCCCCAACCAGGCCGCGAGGAGCCTGCGCAAGCGCCGCACCCAGCGGGTCTGCCTGGTGCTCAGCTCCATCGGCGGCGTGCCGAGCGACGAGCGGCTGGCCAGGGACCTGCACGAGATGGCCGACGCCCGCGGCTACTCCGTGGTCGCCCTGGCCGTCTACTCCGAGGCCCGCGCCAACGCGGCGATCGACGTGCTGCGCGGCGGCATCGCCGACGGCGCGTTGATCAACGTGGTCGGCGACCACCTCACGCACGACCTGCTCAGCGGGCTCGCCGCCACCGGCCTGCCGATGGTGGTGCTGAGCAACGAGAGCGGCCTCGAGGGCTGCGACGTCGTCCGCACCCCAGAGACCGAGGCCTGCGTGGAGGCCGTCGAGCACCTGCTGGCGCAGGGCAGGCGGCGCATCGCGTTCCTGGCGCACCGCCACGAGCTCTACCGGGACCGGCCGGTCGGCAGGCTGCTCGGCTACACCACGGCGCTCGACCGGCACGGCGTGACGGAGCGCATCATCACCTCGGGGGCGGACGACCGCGTGGCGGCGTACCAGACCGCCACCGAGCTCCTGCGCTCTCCCGACCGCCCCGACGCGATCTTCGCGGCCTCCGACCGGGCTGCCATCAGCGCGATCTGGGCCGCGCGGGACGCCGGGCTGAGCGTGCCCGGCGACGTCGCGATCGTCGGCGCCGGCAACATCGACGAGGGTCTCATCACCACCCCGCAGCTCAGCACCGTCGGCCCGCTCAGGCACGACTACACCGACGTGGTGCGGCTGCTGTTCGACCGCCTCCAGGCCGAGGAGGCTCCGCCCGCCCGCGAGATCGTCCGTTCCTGGACCTTCCTGCGGCGGGGCTCTTCCTAG
- a CDS encoding sugar ABC transporter substrate-binding protein: MSPSLSRRDMLRLAGAAAAVPVLSSCAGAPTAQNTAAPGTFTVYWNAGHDYQAYRKVIAEFEQANKVKVNLQKYQWPDLRTRLLADFASGTVPDLVEEPGGWVQEFAISGNARSLQDFVDRDGQAMGFPSDWQPVTVERNSYQGKVYGVQLHFTCNTLLYNKAMLREAGVEVPTTWEEFLAAAQKLTKDGVYGVALNQDHTYMWPWMVQAGVTPYDTQTRKIMEPREDAVAALQFQADLIHKHKVAPVPVSGTDYSGPQKLFSAKRAAMIFTGPWDLDPIRKTSPDIELGIAPPLKNKVQATQAAGVSMLVPAKASRPELSWDFIKRITAIEVEQAATKETGMLMPRVSWTELPEVQSNEAIKVFADALPTAKDSSQQVRLTGELGKWEEQLKVMYQQVLIQNKPAADALATFAETAEGFLK; the protein is encoded by the coding sequence ATGTCCCCCAGTCTCTCCCGCCGTGACATGCTCCGCCTGGCCGGGGCCGCCGCCGCCGTGCCGGTCCTGTCGTCCTGCGCGGGCGCCCCGACCGCGCAGAACACCGCCGCGCCCGGCACGTTCACCGTCTACTGGAACGCCGGCCACGACTACCAGGCCTATCGCAAGGTGATCGCCGAGTTCGAGCAGGCCAACAAGGTCAAGGTCAACCTGCAGAAGTACCAGTGGCCGGACCTGCGCACCAGGCTGCTGGCCGACTTCGCCTCGGGGACCGTGCCGGACCTGGTGGAGGAGCCCGGTGGGTGGGTGCAGGAGTTCGCCATCTCCGGCAACGCCCGCTCGCTGCAGGACTTCGTCGACCGCGACGGCCAGGCGATGGGCTTCCCCTCCGACTGGCAGCCGGTGACCGTCGAGCGCAACTCGTACCAGGGCAAGGTCTACGGCGTGCAGCTGCACTTCACGTGCAACACGCTCCTCTACAACAAGGCGATGCTGCGTGAGGCCGGGGTGGAGGTGCCCACCACCTGGGAGGAGTTCCTCGCCGCCGCCCAGAAGCTGACCAAGGACGGTGTGTACGGCGTCGCGCTCAACCAGGACCACACCTACATGTGGCCGTGGATGGTGCAGGCCGGTGTCACCCCCTATGACACGCAGACCCGCAAGATCATGGAGCCGAGGGAGGACGCGGTCGCCGCCCTGCAGTTCCAGGCCGACCTGATCCACAAGCACAAGGTGGCCCCGGTGCCGGTGTCGGGCACCGACTACTCGGGTCCGCAGAAGTTGTTCTCCGCCAAGCGCGCCGCCATGATCTTCACCGGCCCGTGGGACCTGGACCCGATCAGGAAGACCAGCCCCGACATCGAGCTGGGCATCGCCCCGCCGCTGAAGAACAAGGTTCAGGCCACGCAGGCGGCCGGGGTCAGCATGCTCGTGCCCGCCAAGGCCTCCCGCCCCGAGCTGTCGTGGGACTTCATCAAGCGCATCACCGCCATCGAGGTCGAGCAGGCCGCCACCAAGGAGACCGGCATGCTCATGCCGCGCGTCTCCTGGACGGAACTGCCTGAGGTGCAGTCGAACGAGGCCATCAAGGTCTTCGCCGACGCGCTGCCCACCGCCAAGGACTCCTCCCAGCAGGTGCGGCTCACCGGGGAGCTCGGCAAGTGGGAGGAGCAGCTCAAGGTCATGTACCAGCAGGTGCTCATCCAGAACAAGCCGGCCGCCGACGCTCTGGCCACGTTCGCCGAGACCGCCGAGGGCTTCCTGAAGTGA
- a CDS encoding carbohydrate ABC transporter permease translates to MRPRTLSGRYARTAYLFLTPAILFFAAFFYLPIGNVVATSFRTGPQADQWTGLGNYTQALADPAVRHSFLITVAFSVLVVIGSIVLGLGLALALDQPLKGRVAFRVLLLVPYLTSVAIVGLLWRNILDPELGVLNRVLGTLGLPEQQWLNTAPLLTIAAVTLWQNVGYTMVLFLAGLQGIPETYHEAAKIDGADAWHRFWRITLPLLAPTTLFVSVMAVISGLQAFGQAYIITNGGPGDATDLSVFHIFNVAFRARDFGYSSAQSVLLLIVIVAFTLVQLRAGRRGEVTY, encoded by the coding sequence GTGAGGCCCCGCACGTTGTCGGGCCGCTACGCCAGGACCGCCTACCTGTTCCTCACTCCGGCGATCCTGTTCTTCGCGGCCTTCTTCTACCTGCCGATCGGGAACGTGGTGGCCACCAGCTTCCGCACCGGTCCGCAGGCCGACCAGTGGACCGGGCTCGGCAACTACACCCAGGCGCTGGCCGACCCGGCGGTGCGGCACTCGTTCCTGATCACGGTGGCGTTCTCGGTGCTGGTGGTGATCGGGTCGATCGTGCTCGGGCTGGGTCTGGCCCTCGCACTGGACCAGCCGCTCAAGGGGCGGGTGGCGTTCCGGGTGCTGCTGCTGGTGCCGTACCTGACGTCGGTGGCGATCGTCGGGCTGCTGTGGCGCAACATCCTGGACCCCGAGCTCGGCGTGCTCAACCGGGTGCTGGGCACGCTCGGGCTGCCCGAGCAGCAGTGGCTCAACACCGCGCCGCTGCTCACGATCGCCGCCGTCACGTTGTGGCAGAACGTGGGCTACACGATGGTGTTGTTCCTGGCCGGGCTGCAGGGCATCCCCGAGACCTACCACGAGGCCGCCAAGATCGACGGGGCGGATGCCTGGCACCGCTTCTGGCGGATCACGCTGCCGCTGCTGGCGCCCACGACGTTGTTCGTGTCGGTGATGGCGGTGATCTCGGGGCTGCAGGCGTTCGGGCAGGCGTACATCATCACCAACGGCGGTCCTGGCGACGCCACCGACCTGTCCGTCTTCCACATCTTCAACGTCGCCTTCCGCGCCAGGGACTTCGGCTACTCCTCGGCGCAGTCGGTGCTGCTGCTGATCGTGATCGTGGCGTTCACGCTGGTCCAGTTGCGGGCGGGGCGGCGCGGGGAGGTCACCTACTGA